TATTTACCTTTGCAGGTTGTGGAAATCCTGGCGGTGAAAATTTGGCAAAATGAAGGCAGTTTTCCCTGGGATGTACCCATTTTGATGGCCATTCATTCTACGGCTAATCCCCGACTAGATATGATCGCTGTGGTATTGACTAAGTGGGGATCATTCTGGACTGCGTTACCCGTGTTGAGTGCGATCGCTCTGATTTTATTACGCAAACGCAGATGGAGAACACTTGCTTATTTACTGACTACGGCTGTGGGAAATCTGATCATCAATCGCACTGCTAAAGAATTCATGCACCGAGTGCGTCCTCAATTGTGGGTATCAAAAGCACCTGAATTTGATTATGCTTTCCCCAGTGGTCATGCGATGACAAGTATGACGCTAGTAGCAATTTTACTCATTTTAACTTGGCATCGTCCTTGGCGCTGGCTGGTTTTGACTGTTGGTAGTTTATACCTCTTGTCCATTGCTTGGACACGCCTATATTTAGGAGTTCATTTTCCCAGTGATATTCTTGCCGGTTGGATGGTTGCGTTAGCTTGGGCTATTGGTGTCAGTCTCATTATCAAACCTAACTTGCATAAAGTTACGGCTGTTAATAGCAGCATACAAACTGAAACTACTCTGCTTCCTGAAGAAAAACAGAATTCAGGAGTCAGTCAGTAGAGACGTTCCGCCGGAACGTCTGTACAGCAGTCAGGAGGAGAAGTTAAGGAGTTTTGAGACCTGAAAAAAAGGTTTAGTTATTATGCTATCAAGCCTGATTTCTTGCATCTTCTCTAGAATGACTAATCACCACTAACTATTAAGCCTTTTTAGTAGGTGCGTTAGTAACTCTTGCATCTACAATTGCTTGAGAAACATTAGGAATAAACCAGTTAATTTCACCGGGTTTGAGGATTTGTGTTCCCGCTTGGTTAAACTCAATTGCGCCTGTATCTGGGTTGGTTTTCAAGACTAATTTAGTGCCATTAGGAACTTTAATAACCACGCCGCCAGTTAGTTCTTGGTTTTGTCCTTCTAATCCTAAAGCTACAACGTTGATATCTACCGGAACATAGATTCCTTTACAATTCCATCTATTTTTTGTAATTTGACCATCACCTAAAAAATATAATGCTGCTCCTTGCGAGTAATCATCATCGTCTAAATTTGGCTCTGGTCCATATATAGCTAGAGTTTTACCTGTTTGATTACTACATTGACCCCAATCAATCCCTGACTCAAAAGCCAATTTTTGTAATTCTAAATCACTGATGATCTGGTCAAGTTGTTCTGGTGTATAGCTTTCGGGTGGGGTTTGGGTAGCTTTGGCAGCTTCTAATTGATTTAGTTGTTTAGTTAGTGCTATGTAATCAGGATTTTTCGTATATCGTGGCGGATCTGCCAATGCAGATTCAGTAAATAATAGACTGATACAGAATATTGCGATTATTAATATGGACTTCAGACTTTTCATGGCAGTAATTCCTGGCTTGATAATATTGAGCTTATCCCTGTGAGCATAAGTAGCAAAGACTTTGAGAAGATGTCAAAAATCATCTTTTTGACCAACATCAAACTGCAAAATCATACTTATTTTTACTCGCTGGATAATTGGCAATTTTAAATTACCATCATCCATTCAGATTAGCAACAAGATCCTTTTTGCTGTTGTGATACCCAGTATTTTATCTAAATTACGTATCTATATATTCAATACTTCCAGTCTTTTCAATGGTTGCATTGATATAAATATTTGGATGACTCATAATCA
This sequence is a window from Anabaena sphaerica FACHB-251. Protein-coding genes within it:
- a CDS encoding phosphatase PAP2 family protein — encoded protein: MNKGKIFEDRRKSPIIFLKNLLVSHWRSLLLMLMGVYLPLQVVEILAVKIWQNEGSFPWDVPILMAIHSTANPRLDMIAVVLTKWGSFWTALPVLSAIALILLRKRRWRTLAYLLTTAVGNLIINRTAKEFMHRVRPQLWVSKAPEFDYAFPSGHAMTSMTLVAILLILTWHRPWRWLVLTVGSLYLLSIAWTRLYLGVHFPSDILAGWMVALAWAIGVSLIIKPNLHKVTAVNSSIQTETTLLPEEKQNSGVSQ